The genomic segment acgtgtgtataggaggggaagatcgtgggcagagcccgcggtccctcagtgggtataggtaggtggaagggtccgtctgcacgggcccagactgcctacctaccacccctacctaactacctaatagggccccttttctgcctcgtaatccaacaCATCCTCTTTGAAAGACCCTAGCCTCTTTGTCGAGAAGTCGTACATCAACGGTCAATGGACGTCGTCAGGTTCTGGTAAAACCTTTTAGGTCACCAACCCGGCAACAGAGGAGCTCATCGGGACATGTCCTGAGTCAACCATCGGCGACCTCAACAATGCCATTGATGCCGCAGCCAAGGCATTCCCTGAATGGAAAGCATTATCCGGCCGTCAACGAAGCCGTATCATCGGGCGCATCTTCGACCTCTTAGTTGACAACCAAGCAGATCTCGGCAAGATCATCACCGCCGAGAATGGCAAAGCAAAAGCGGATGCCGAGGGCGAGGTGATGTTTGGAGCAAGCTTCTTCGAGTGGTACGGCGAAGAGGCCGCTCGGATCTACGGAGACGTCATTCCCCACAGCAACCCGACTTACAGGACCCGGGTTATCAAAGAACCTGTCGGCGTCTGTGGCTTGATCGTGCCTTGGAATTTTCCTCTAGCGATGGGCGCTCGCAAGGTGTCAGCAGCTCTTGCAGCTGGGTGCACCGTTGTCATGAAGTCTGATGGACTTACACCGTTCTCTTCAAACGCGCTAGCTGTGCTTTGCGAGAGGGCTGGCGTACCTCCTGGAGTCTTCAACGTTGTCACTGCACTAGAAAACACACCTCATCTTGGGCTTGCTCTATGTGAGTCAGACGTCGTGAAGAAGATATCTTTCACGGGCTCGACAAGAGTTGGCAAGTTGTTGATGCAGCAGTCAAGCAACACCCTTAAGAAATTGAGCCTTGAGCTAGGAGGCAACGCGCCCTTCATCGTGTTTGATGATGCAGACATGGACATCGCAATTTCCAGCGTTCTTGTATCCAAGTTCAAGGTCACTGGCCAAACGTGCGTGTGCGCCAATCGGATTTTCGTGCAGGAGGGCATTTATGACAGGTTTAGTCAGAGGCTGGTGGAGGAAGTCAGAAAGTTCCGAGTTGGCAACGGCACAGACGCGTTGGTCACCCACGGACCCTTGACCAACGGCGTTGGCAAGGTTGAGCAGCATATCAAGGACGCCGTCGCCAAGAACGCAAAGATCTTGCTAGGCGGCAACCGATTACCATCAGCCGGCAAGAACTTTTATGAGCTCACCATCCTCGGAGACGTCGACGACTCGATGACAGTGACACAAGAAGAGACGTTTGGTCCTCTTGCGGCTCTAACGAAGTTTTCAACTGAAAAAGAGGTCATTGAGAGGGCTAACAAGTCTGAAGTCGGACTGGCATCATATGTCATCACGAACGACCTAGCCAGGTCAACCCGAGTATCAGAGCTCCTAGAGTTCGGTATGGTTGCCATCAACACTGGTGTCATCTCAGATGCTTCTGCGCCGTAAGTAACCGTAATTCGAATCATCCATATATGAAATCTAACACTTACTAGGTTTGGAGGTGTCAAACATTCTGGCTTTGGCCGGGAAGGCAGCAAATATGGACTCGAGGATTACTTGAC from the Colletotrichum lupini chromosome 3, complete sequence genome contains:
- a CDS encoding NAD-dependent aldehyde dehydrogenase; amino-acid sequence: VTNPATEELIGTCPESTIGDLNNAIDAAAKAFPEWKALSGRQRSRIIGRIFDLLVDNQADLGKIITAENGKAKADAEGEVMFGASFFEWYGEEAARIYGDVIPHSNPTYRTRVIKEPVGVCGLIVPWNFPLAMGARKVSAALAAGCTVVMKSDGLTPFSSNALAVLCERAGVPPGVFNVVTALENTPHLGLALCESDVVKKISFTGSTRVGKLLMQQSSNTLKKLSLELGGNAPFIVFDDADMDIAISSVLVSKFKVTGQTCVCANRIFVQEGIYDRFSQRLVEEVRKFRVGNGTDALVTHGPLTNGVGKVEQHIKDAVAKNAKILLGGNRLPSAGKNFYELTILGDVDDSMTVTQEETFGPLAALTKFSTEKEVIERANKSEVGLASYVITNDLARSTRVSELLEFGMVAINTGVISDASAPFGGVKHSGFGREGSKYGLEDYLTIKMIVTGGISTRL